The Triticum urartu cultivar G1812 chromosome 5, Tu2.1, whole genome shotgun sequence genome contains the following window.
AATCTTGTCTATTGTGGAAATGCACGCAAATTTAACTATGCCTTCtaaactgtgacggaggaagTATATATTATTCCCGTTTTTCAATCATTTTATTAAAATCGGCAATAAAACTTTTCGAGTTATGTGTCAGTATGGGTTGGAGTTTTTCAAAATAATTCTGCCATGTCCTGGGGTCGTCACATATTGATTAATGCTGCATGGCTTTAAATTCGATGCATTTACAAAGTAGCATGTGGACAGCAGCTGAATGCATGGTGCCACAAAAGTCTGCTGTTGTACAAAGAAATAGTGACTAGGAGTAATTGTGCCGGATTTTTTTGACAGCTCGTTTTTTAAAACATATAAATTAAAAAAATAACATGATGCATGGACAAGGCAACCTAAAAAAGTGTAAGTGAATAGTGAAGTTGATTAATACTCCCCCTTTCcagtttatagggcttatctcaaaattttagtttttccatttcataaggctcaatttggtagttttccatcacatgttcagatttcaaggtgcattaaatcattgcatgcaagtactaagagaaaattgaccaatgcatgtaatttatgcatgcatgcattgcaattaatgcattggtaaacatacttttttgaggaaaacaagagcattaattgggttcttttgcaaactacaaaaagtattccaccactcatcatctaccttggtttgTGAGAATTTTGAATtaagccttataaaccggaaaggagggagtacacAGCTAGACAGTAGTAAATGCAGCTTTTAATAGACTGACAAGGTAGATTCAAACAGTGCATTCAATTTTTTTAATTCATTGCAAATTAAAATCCGCAAGAAGTTTGCTTCATTTCAATGGACACGGGCCTGCTAGTAAAGCAACATATGTAGAGCAGAGGTGTTTCTGGGGTCATAGCTCTTTGCTCAAGAGGTTGCACTCATATGCTTGAGAAGGTCAGATCCAGTGCAAACATTCCAACAACGGGGTAAGAAGGTTAGCCAGAATAATTTAATCTAAACTATTTGGCAGTTGTCAATGTTTGGTTCGACTGCTTAGTTTGTTTTCGCTTTCAAGCATTGATTCGGTTTTTTTTCTGATAGCACAACAATGGCGAGTCGTTCTACTCTAGCAAATATCTTGAGGGTTGGTGAGGACTAGGAGATGTCTCCATGATGGGTGTTTGTGGACCTAGTTTAGTTCACACAAAGATATAATAAATGACTCGGAACAGGTAGCAACTGTTGTCTCATACGCCACCGGCCGTGTATTCACACCGAACAATCATTTACACCAAAGTGGCATGGATCCCAATAAAGCAGTGTGGTGGCTGAGATTTCAGAGGTGTGCGTCGCCGAGTGCTCTTAGTCCACTTCCGCTTATAGTCCGCTTACATAGCATTTTTGCCTATGTGCaggagagagatgtgaaaaaaataagggagtgggctctcatgcaagagcctagttATATGCGCATTCCTAGTAAATGCAATAAATGTGAAGAAAAAGATAGAGAGAAGAAATAagaaagtactccctccgtttctttttagtctgcatataagatttggtcaaagtcaaactttatcaactttgactaagtttatagaaaaaatatcaagattcacaatatgaaatcaatattgttagatgcATCATGAAATTAATTCTCATATCATATAGATTTAGTATTGTTGACtctgaccaaatcttatatgcagactaaaataTGGAGGGAGTACTAATACAATAGCCGACCTTATAACCCATATTATTGTATGAGTCCATatagatgatggctatagatgacatggcggTTTCTTATAGCCATCAGCTGGCTACATcattaaccatgctctaaaacACCATTAGGCCTCTTTTGGTTTCTAGGATATGAATTTTATAGGAATAaaaaaatcataggaagtgagttgacatgcatctcaattcctataagAAAAGGATGTCATTTGGTGCATATGATAGAATTTTTTTCGTTGGGTCTAGATTAATGCTTCTTCTTTCGTCAGCGACAGTAACTCTGCAACTGGGGCGACCCGAGCGCAACCCTAACCGCCGCACAAGTCCCTCCCAGATCCagcccctccctcgccgccgccggcaaGCGCCGCCGGGCAAAGGCCGCACGGCGTCGGCGGCGACggggccttccttttcttccctctcGCAAGGTCTGGGCGGTGCGGGGGTGCTCGGCCAAGGAGAGGCGCGGTGCGCGCGGTGAGCAGGCAGTGGTGGGCGCGGCGCTCGCGGTGAGCAGGCGGTGGTATGCGCGGCGAGCTGGCGTCGGCGACGCGCGCGGTGCGCGGTGAGCAGGCGCCGGGGAGCCTGGCTGGCGCGGTGGGCGCGGCGCGGTGAACAAGCGGAGACGGCGAGCTGGCGTCAGTGGGCGCGGCGGGCGCAGCTGGCCGGAGCGGGCGCAGCGATGCGAGCCTAGGCGCGCCGCGTAAGTACGGGCGCGGGGGCGCGTTGCGGGAGGTCGGGGCAGGTCCTGCGTGGATCTGGCGCGTTCGTGCGCCCTGAGACGTTGCGGGTCTGTCGCGACCGAGCCCGATCTGGTCTATCCGTGGCCGGATCTCGCTGCCCGGGGCGCGCTGGTGGCGGCGGTGGGGTGGATTCGGCGGATGCTGGTGGGCCCTACCTCAAGCGTGTCCACGTCCATCTCCTTGGAGTAGCGGCGCCGTACAAGAGTCTATGGTGCAGACGAGGCTCTCAGGCACACCAGATCCAGTTCGGCTGGCCCTGTCCTTGCGCGCGGCGGTGCGAGGCTGTCAATCCAGATCGGTGTCCGTCCAGTCTGGCACACGGCGGTGCTGACCGACCAGCTCCGGCTCTAACTCGACTCTTTCTGTGCGCTGCGGTGCGGATTCTCGCCTAGTTCTGCGCACGAAGGCCGAGAATGGCCGGATCTGGCTTTAGCTCGCCCAGGCCTGTGTGCGGCGGGACGGCCCAGCCAGGTTGGCTCATATTCGCCGAGTTCTGCGTGCGGCGGTGGCAAGTCTGTTCCTGGTAGTGTGTGCATGACCCTTTTCTGCTCGGTGGTGCTGGCAGGACTCGGATCCATGATTGGTTAAAGACTCGGCTTCGGATAAAAATCCTGCACTGATCTGGTCAATGCCGACGGTAACGGCGTTTATGGAcatcgtcttcctccttggaGGTGCCGCCGTGAAGTTCGTTTTGCTCTTCATACCTCATGACTTGTGGTCTCCGGATGAAAACCTAAGATTTGGCTAGGCCAGATCGGGTGACAGTGTTGTTCTCGACTTCATTCCCTTTTTGGAGGCGTCACCTTGGAGGCATAGCGATGGTTTCCGATGTTGTTCATAGCTTGTTGGTGGAGCTTGGGTTTGTGCTGGTGTCgattgttttctttcttttctttctgcACTAGTCTTTTGCTGTGCTTTCCTCCTTGGAGGGTTCTTATAATGCTTCTTCTGATCAATGTATTTGGCAGCTCACCTGCCAACGTTCAAAAAAAAAACTCTGCAACTGCAAGCTTCCCTTCGATTGACTGAACTATCATCGCTGCTGCCTTCTATCCATCCGGCCTGATTGTTTGATTGGTTTTGGTAGCTTCTGCAGGATCAAATTGGCAATGCGACTCCACGGGGGAGGGCTGGAAGGCCCGGTGGTGGTGGCAATGCCCAGGGAAGAGGAGGGCCAGCCACGAAGCCTAGACGCAAGAGATTCAGGACTACCAATGATCTGCACACTGACCAGACTCGACAGGAGCAGGTCATCCCTGAAGATGTCGCTGAACAGGCTGAATGTGCAGGCAGAGTCCAGCAAGACCTCGGTCTCAACAAGGAGCCTGCCAATTTGAACAAGGCAGCCggcggcgacgagggcggcggcAGGGCTGCCGATTGCTCGGGAAGGGGCGGTGATAGTGCCGCCGACGGATCAGCACAAGCGGCACACAAAAGGGTACGGCTAGTTTCCCCTTTGTTTTGTTTATATATCGTCAGAAAAAGCTTCTCTTGTTCATCGCATCGTAGCATGATCCGTGCTGCCAGCCGATTAACTGAACTTTCATCGCCATTGCCTGCTGCAATGATTCATGTGTTTGGTATTCCTCTCACTAATCACCAGACTAAATCTCTGCCTGCTCCGGCCTGACTGTTTAACTCGTTTTGGTAGCTTCTGCACAATCAAATTGGCAATGTGACCCCTTGGGGGAGGAGTGGAAGGCGTGGTGGTGGCGGTGGCACTGCCGAGGGAAGACGAAGGCCAGCTTCCAAGCCTGGAGGCAAGGGGTTCAGGGATATTGGTGTGCAGACTGACCAACTCCCCAAAGGCGCCGATAGATGTGCAGTGGGTGAAAAGCCCGAAAGTGAAGCCATGATAGCGCCATTGCCTCAGAGGGTATGCATGACTTCGTGTTCTGTTCTTCACGCCCCCTTTTTTTACACTCGCACTGAGTTTTAAGTGTTCATTTATATTCACAGGCTGTTAACTGTTCTGCTACTGTCGAAAGAGAAAGCCCAGCTTCGAAGCCTAAACGAAATGACATCCCAGGAGCTATTACTGAAGGTGTTCAGACCATGACGATATCGCCGGTGCCAAAGAGGGTAATCTTTCCTAAATTTCCCGTGGCTGCTCATATCTCACTGGAACAACTTTCATAGGTCGTAATATATGTAGCAGAGCTGAACACCTTTCCTAATCTCTCAACTTTGACAACTCTGCTGGGAAGTTCTAGAAATAGTGCATTTTCTGGCATCAGAACTAACTTGCAATGTCTTTTCGCATAAAAATTCATCACCAAAATAGTTTTATCATATATTGCTCGGGGTGCATAGTTTTTCTGAGTTTGCCTCTCGTGTGCTGCTATGATTACTGATCTACCAATATCAGTTTATATGCTAGAGTTTAGCTGCCATGAATTAAGCTCCTAAATCCTAAATCTTAATTCAACTGTTGGATGCAGGTAGTATGTGACCCCCCAGAATATATAACTGGTAGGAAGTTAAGTAAATGTAGCCCTGGCAAGGTCTATGTTGGCAGACGAATAAATATGCCTGGTGGAGCATACGACGGTCGAAATGCACACGAGGTTCTCTTATCTACCTGCATTAAACGGACACCGAAATCTGTCCTTGACATTATAATCTTCTCTGTATTTCACTTCAATATACATTTGTTTGTGCATCAGTCGATGCAGAGGCTAGATGAGATCCTCTTTTATCTAAAAATAATCTTATCTTCATGTAGGTTGCACTTAAATTTGAGCAGCGGAAAAGCAGAGCAGGTTGCTATGACACCCCATTAGAGTGGAAAGTATATCAGTAAGAATTATACACAATCATCCCTTTTTTACATTTGTATAGTTTTCTGTGGAGGATGTCATGTTATCCTTTTTGTGAGCAGGACTCTCAACGGCTGTTATGGCATACCATCGGTACACTACATGGGTCGTCAAGGAGACTACCACACTCTTGTGAGTTTAACTTTCCGAGAGAAAAAAATTCACTCGGAAGTGCCTCTCAACTCATTATGCTATTTTCACTGAACAATCATTCTAAATTTCAGATAATGGATATGCTTGGTCCTAACCTCTGGGATGTTCGGGATTCACTGGAACAGAAGAGGTATACCATCCATCTTTTCACGCTCTCTGGTTGTTCTCCTTACTACTTGCTGAAAGTATGAACTCCCCTAACAGGATGCCATTTCAAATGGTTGCTCGTATTGCCGTTGATGCCATATCAATTTTTCAGAAGATTCACTCCAAAGGGTAATTTAAAGCCATTTGATGTTTTTGAGTTGCATTTCCCATAGTTTTTATTCACTGATGTTAGCACTTGCTGCTTTTTTCCCCCGGTGGTGTTAACACTTGCTGCTCCTGCTATTATTCCCAGCTTTGTACATGGTGATGTCAAACCTGAAAACTTTTTGCTCGGTCAGCCTGGATCTGCTCAAGAAAATAAGCTTTTTCTCATAAATTTTGGCTTAGGTATGCTATTACATAAGGTAGTTTCATCCATATATGAAGATATTCAGCTTGGTGTTCTCAAAACACTATGCCCTTTGCTCAGAGGAACTGGCTACTTGATAGAATGTTGATGCATTTTATGCCTCACTAACCTTTTTCGCATGGTTCTTCTGATACTAAAATTATGCAGCATCCAactggaaaagaggatcattcaGCAAGCATGTTCAGTATGACCAGAGGCCAGACATATTTAGGTTTGTTCTTACTACTTTTTCTGTACATAATTACGGTACAAATTTGACTTTTTTCCTTTTCACGTTTCCCAGGGGAACAATTAGATATGCCAGCGTCCATGCCCATTTAGGCCGTACAGCTAGtaggagggatgatctggagtcaCTAGCATACACCCTTTTGTTTTTGTTAAGAGGAAGCTTGCCATGGCAAGACTGTCAGGTAGTCTTCAATGTGCTCGACAAGTCAACAGAGTTTGATTATTATTTTCTACTTGCTCTCTTAAATGTACTTTTGTGTTGATTGGCTTATTATTGCAGGGAGATAACAAGAGCTTTCTTGTTTGTAAGAAGAAAATGGAGACTTCTCCAGAGGTGCTGTGTAGATCCTATCCAACTCCATTCAAACATTTTCTTGAGATGGTTACTACTATGAAATTTGATGAAGAGCCAAAGTACCAAAAACTTATTTCTCTCTTTGATGATTTGATCGAGAGACCTGCTTCAAGACCCATCAGAATCGATGGAGCTCTAGAGGTCTGTACTGCTTTAACCACAGCATGCTTCTATACTCGGTAGTTTAATTTGCGTGTATTATATTTGGCCATGCATCATTATAGGTTGGACATAAACGTGGAAGAATTGTCGGAACTCCTGAACAAGATGAAAAACCTATGAAAAAAGTTCGGTTGGGGAGCCCAGCAACTGAATGGATATCTGTTTATAATGCTAAGCCACCCATGAAGCAGCGGTAATTGTTTTTAAATATAAATAAATGGCATATTCTTCATTTTTAATGTTTGTTTGCTCAGGCATTATTTCTTTTATGAATTGTCATTCTGTTAGGAGCTAGGGTTCTGCCCGGTCTTGGCCGTAGGCAGTAGGGGAAGGAGGGGGCTGGGCGTGGCGATGAGCGGCCGCGCCGGCGGCTGGGCGCCGCCGCGGGAGAGGAGGATGGCGGCGGCAGCGCAAGAGGCAgggggcggctagggttccggCTCCTCTGGGAGCAGGGCAATAGAGATAATCTTCTTATTGCTTAATTCCAAAAAAAGTCTTACAGCCTATATTTATAACCTAGATAACTTGCAGAAGAATTAACCTAAGATAACTTGCATAAGAATTAAcctaagataacttgtgggcTAAGATTGCCCGGTGGGCCTAGCTAAACCGGCCATAATACTTCTCCCCGCCTGCacaaacagctcgtcctcgagctaTAAGGTGGGGAAGCGCTTGCGGAACTCCTGGAGGCGATCAACCAGCGTCAAACACCTTCTCGACAGCTGGGGCGGCCAGGTCGGCGGCGACGGTGTCCTCCGGAATGTAGTCTGCAACCTCCAGGTAGAAGAGTCGCGGGCAGGCATGGCCGGGCGTGTAGGGCTCGTCGCAGTTGAAGCATAACCCTTGGCGATGATGCTCGAGCAGTTCGGCTGATGTGAGCCGGCGGAACTGCCGCGCCGCGGTTGCGACAAGGGTTGTCGCAGAAGCCtgcgcaggccgaccctgcacgGAATCCGGCCCGGGTAGCAACCCGGCGGTCCGGGACGGTGATTCCTGCTGGATGGCCACCGCGCGGCGCTCGAACGCGCGGGCGTAGTACATGGCCGTCTGAAGGTCTTGTGGCCCCTTCATCTCGACGTCCACGCGGATGTGGTCGGGAAGGCCGCCGACGAAGAGCTCCGCCCGCTGTAAGGCCGTCACACCAGGCGCGTGGCATGCTAGTGCCTGGAAGCGGTCGGCGAAATCCTGCACCGTGGAGGTGAACGGTAGGCGGCCCAACTCGGCCAAGTGGCTCCCGCGTACCGATGGTCCGAATCGAAGAAGACATAGCTCGCGGAAGCGATCCCACGGTGGCATGCCGCCCTCGTCCTGCTCGAGGGCGTAGTACCATGTCTGGGCGGAGATGGTAGGAAGCCAGCCAAGTGCGCTCTGACGCAGGCGTGCGCTGTCCACGAAAGAACTGGTCACACTGGTTGAGCCAGTTAAGCGGGTCGTCTGAACCGTCGTACATGGCGAAGTTGATCTTTGCGAACCGGGGCGGCTGCTGGTGTGGCGCGCCCTGGCCCACTGCGTCGGTGGTACGGAGAGCTGATGACGGAGCTCGGTCCTGGGTGGAAGGGCCGGCGTAGTCCCCTGTGGCTCCCGACGCCTCGGGCTGCAACTGGAACCCTGACGGCGGCCGGGCCTCCGTGGAAGCTGACGGCGGCCCGTGGAGCCAGCCAGGAAGTGGAGATGGTGACGAAGGGAAACGGACCTCCTGGATCGGAAGGCCGCTCGGCGAGGACCGGCCCAGGCTAGGGTTGGGCGGGGGCGGTGGTGGAACCTGCACCGTTGCCGCCGGGAGGGATGGCGCGGTGAGGgacggcgcgggcggcggggcccAGGTTGGCCACTGCGGTCCCTGGGTGGTGGCAGGCGGCGCGGTTGGCGCCGCGAACGGCGTCGGCCACTGCGGCCAAGGCGGCGTCGAAGCCGCCGGTGGGGAAAGCGCCGGGTAGCCGCCGGTACTGAGTACCATGGCAGCGCCTGCTGGCCCGCGGACGCGGCCGGATGAAGCAGTGGAGGCGGCCCGTACGGGCCCGCCAAGTAGAGGCGGATGCCCTGGACCGCGACGACCAGGTCGTTGAGCACGCCGGCCATGGCCTCCGGTGTGAACTGCGGCGGCGCTGGGGGAGGCGACGGCGGTGGTTGCTAGAGGGGGGTTTGTGGCTGGCCCTGGCCCGGCGTGGTGCCGGGTGCGGGGGAGATTGGCGCCGATAGGGAGGCCGTGGTGCCCGGCGACGCAGCGGCGGCGTTGGTGGAATTGGTGGCAGCGGCGGTGGGGAGGCGTTGAGCAGCGGCGGCTGCGGTGGTGGCGGGTTTGGAGGCGGTGAAGACATGGTCGAAACCCGGGTACCTGATACCAAGGTGTTAGGAGCTAGGGTTCTGCCCGGTCTTGGCCATAGgcagtagggggaggagggggctgGGCCTGGCGATGAGCGGCCGCGCCGGCGGCTGGGCGCCGTCGCGGGAGAGGAGGATGGCGGCGGCAGCGCAAGAGGCAgggggcggctagggttccggCTCCTCTGGGAGCCGGGCAATAGAGATAATCTTCTTATTGCTTAATTCCAAAAAGAGTCTTACAGCCTATATTTATAACCTAGATAACTTGCAGAAGAATTGACCTAAGATAACTTGCATAAGAATTAAcctaagataacttgtgggcTAAGATTGCCCGGTGGGCCTAGCTAAACCGGCCATAATACTTCTCCCCGCCTGCacaaacagctcgtcctcgagctaTAAGGTGGGGAAGCGCCATGAGATCCTGGCCACTTGCCGCCTCCTCCCCTACTTGCTTCGTAGGCACATTATCATCATAGGTTCTTCATACCTGAGATCAATGATAAGATGACTTTAACCGTTAGGTGGCCCAGTTACTGTCTTGTAATGATTTTGGCTGAAAACATAAATTGCCTTATGATGATGATCGATGTTGTGAACTTATGATTCCTCTTAGTGTGAACTCCACTTTTTTTTAAATGTCATCTGCAGTAATGAACTAATGACGACTTTCATTGTACCTGATATCCTGGTGAAAGCAGCTATCCGAAACAATATGATTATGCTTTTCAGTAATTAAACTGTTAGGGCTGCTTTCCACTAGTGAGGCTGGCTtggtttagtcccacctcacttACGGGAGGAGGCCATGACCAACTTATAAGGGAGAGTATCCCTCCTCCTTTCAGTCCGGACTTTTGGGATGGAGTGGGCTCTCCGCTGAATGTTGGCCCATATGCGCATAAACGTCCAGAACGTAAGTAGAGTGTGGGCTAGATCGAGTTGGACGCTAACATCTGGTATCAGAGCCAGTATCGTCATGCCTTCCTGAGGGGCTTCTCAGGGGATGGGATGTTAGGGCTGTTGTCCATTAGTGGAGGCTGGCTtggtttagtcccacctcgcttaCGGGAGGAGGCCATGACCAACTTATAAAGGAGAGTATCCCTCCTCTTTCAGTCCGGGCTTTTGGGATGGAGTGGGCTCTCCGCTGAATGTTGGCCCATGTGCGCATAAACGTCCAGAACGTAAGTAGAGTGTGGGCTAGATCGAGTTGGACGCTAACATCTGGTATCAGAGCCAGCATCGCCATGCCTTCCTGAGGGGCTTCTCAGGGGGATGGGATGTTAGGGCTGCTGTCCACTAGTGGAGGCTGGCTtggtttagtcccaccttgcttaGGGGAGGAGGCCATGACCAACTTATAAAGGAGAGTATCCCTCCTCCTTTCAGTCCGGGCTTTTGGGATGAAGTGGGCTCTCCGCTGAATGTTGACCCATGTGCACATAAACGACCAGAATGTAAGTAGAGTATGGGCTAGATCGAGTTGGACGCTAACATGTACGGACAAGATTCACTGACTTTGTATGTCTGCAGTGTGTACGGAGTTCCTGTGATTGTATCAAAATCAATTTAGAAGTATATATCATGGAAAGAAAGTGGTCAACGGTCCTCCTATATGAAATAGCAAGGATGTACACAGTAGACAGGCTGTTGATAAAATTTGTTTAATCACCATACGGTCACGTCATATGAAAATACTTTAAAACAGAAAACTGGTACAGTGTTTGCTCACCGCTAGTTTAAAGAACAGTGACCAATGACAAATCAATATTGACATGTCCAGGACACAGTTACGAATTGTGTCCCAACAATGCTGTGCGACCTCCACGCACAAATTCTGAATTTCTTCTCAAACACGCACCTAAGTGTGTATCTTTTGTATCATAAGGGTAAACAGAAGAGAATTGTACAGCTACCCTACACGCAAAAGCAAATTCTGAATTTCTAACGACCCCTACATAACCTTTGCGTACAGGATGTTCTACTAAATGCTTGTTTCAAGATAACTGTTCTTTTCGGAAGGCATTGACTGCACGTACGACAAAATGCGGTATAAAATTGGTATAACCATAATCTCCTCCGCTCTGATCCCACATAAGCCGTGTGATAAAACGCCGCTGTGATGTACTGGATTAACACAATACTGCCAATCTGCCACACGTACAGAGGCATTCTATTCGACAATATAATCTTCACGAAGGGGGCAGTTAAAGCACATGACAATAGGCCAGTAAGAACAGCAGTTATCAGCAGAGAGCAGCTATTTACAAACCTTTGGACATTACAACCAATGAGCTTCCATTGATTGTTCCAGCTATTGCTGTTATGTAATAGTCATTCCCCCACTGCTCTATAATCCAATTCTACGCATAAGGTTAGAAACATGATAGTGTCAGGATTTTGGATCCCTAAAAAATGCAAACTAGAGAAGACAAAGATAGTCGCACACCTCAGGAAGGAAAATATGTGAAAACTTGTAAACTTGAGAATGAAGGCCGGTCACAGCATCCATGATGAGAGCACAATGATTTGCTGAAGAAGAAGCTACACAGCTAACTGAAAAGCCATCCCCTTTATCTTTTTCTATATGATGATCCAGCCTTGAATCATCTACATTGTAGTGGTATCTAAAATGACAGGATATATATATTTACAGTTCCATTACTTAATACAATATTTTATTTAGGAAGGTTATAAACATTGATCAATAACTACTGAAATAGGCAGGCTTCATATCTTTCAAATTCTAGAACAAGCAAGCGAGTGTAGCCATACAAACAGGAGCTTCTTAAGCTTAGATCAAAATAAACGGAAACGAAAACCTTTCATACCTGACAACTAGCATGGATGGTTTAATTACTGAAAAGCATAATCATATTGTTTCGGATAGCTGCTTTCACCAGGATATCAGGTACAATGAAAGTCATCATTAGTTCATTACTGCAGATGACATTTAAAAAAAAGTGGAGTTCACACTAAGAGGAATTGTAAGTTCACAACATCGATCATCATCATAAGGCAGTTTATGTTTTCAGCCAAAATCATTACAAGACAGTAACTGGGCCACCTAACGGTTAAAGTCATCTTATCATTGATCTCAGGTATGAAGAACCTATGATGATAATGTGCCTACGAAGCAAGTAGGGGAGGGGGCGGCAAGTGGCCAGGATCTCATGGCACTTGAAGAACTATGAACGGACCACTTGTAAAGGGCAAGGAATGTGTTATGGCCGGTTTAGCTAGGCCCACCGGCCAGATGTTAGCGTCCAACTCGATCTAGCCCACACTCTACTTACGTTCTGGACGTTTATACACACATGGGCCAACATTCAGCGGAGAGCCCACTCCATCCCAAAAGCCCGGACTGAAAGGAGGAGGGATACTCTCCCTTATAAGTTGGTCATGGCCTCCTCCCGtaagcgaggtgggactaaatcaAGCCAGCCTCCACTAGTGGACAGCAGCCCTAACATCCCATCCCCCTGAGAAGCCCCTCAGGAAGGCATGGCGAtgttggctctgataccagatGTTAGCGTCCAACTCGATCTAGCCCACACTCTACTTACGTTCTAAACGTTTATACGCACATGGGCCAACATTCAGCGGAGAGCCCACTCCATCCCAAAAGCCCGGACTGAAAGGAGGAGGGATACTCTCCCTTATAAGTTGGTCATGGCCTCCTCCCGtaagcgaggtgggactaaaccaAGCCAGCCTCCACTAGTGTACAACAGCCCTAACATCCCATCCCCCTGAGAAGCCCCTCAGG
Protein-coding sequences here:
- the LOC125507424 gene encoding casein kinase 1-like protein HD16 gives rise to the protein MAGSGFSSPRPVCGGTAQPGWLIFAEFCVRRWQDQIGNATPRGRAGRPGGGGNAQGRGGPATKPRRKRFRTTNDLHTDQTRQEQVIPEDVAEQAECAGRVQQDLGLNKEPANLNKAAGGDEGGGRAADCSGRGGDSAADGSAQAAHKRLLHNQIGNVTPWGRSGRRGGGGGTAEGRRRPASKPGGKGFRDIGVQTDQLPKGADRCAVGEKPESEAMIAPLPQRVCMTSESPASKPKRNDIPGAITEGVQTMTISPVPKRVVCDPPEYITGRKLSKCSPGKVYVGRRINMPGGAYDGRNAHEVALKFEQRKSRAGCYDTPLEWKVYQTLNGCYGIPSVHYMGRQGDYHTLIMDMLGPNLWDVRDSLEQKRYTIHLFTLSGCSPYYLLKPGSAQENKLFLINFGLASNWKRGSFSKHVQYDQRPDIFRGTIRYASVHAHLGRTASRRDDLESLAYTLLFLLRGSLPWQDCQGDNKSFLVCKKKMETSPEVLCRSYPTPFKHFLEMVTTMKFDEEPKYQKLISLFDDLIERPASRPIRIDGALEVGHKRGRIVGTPEQDEKPMKKVRLGSPATEWISVYNAKPPMKQRNELMTTFIVPDILVKAAIRNNMIMLFRYQYMWISKKWKEGFHVTSMGTAGSRWGVVMSRNAGYSYQVVELDFLYPSKGLHRQYDAGYRITSCAATPDQAAFIMSRAKKPKKKPMDETLLTSAFPCKAIKMSNIQKSPTRPKILKYKNIIGQKKDYMTQSHNQPNRLNKPRASVSNGCTQKSYARERVHTLK